In Frondihabitans sp. PAMC 28766, a genomic segment contains:
- a CDS encoding glycoside hydrolase family 38 C-terminal domain-containing protein, with product MHHSHFDFGYTDPQASVIAQQRSYLDTAMDLAKTTAAWPEESRFRWNAEALWAFSDWEKHRPASRIEEFVRLVKDGSIGLSAMPYNLHTDTCSTDELHELLREARRIRDEYGIDFTTAMQTDVPGQVAGLPDALSEIGVKYLAVAHNWAGRSQPHTTGALNLPRMFRWKTPAGNSVIVWMTDSPHGLAYMEGPNVGFTEGYNEVDVLFPAYLAALATRGYPYPPGIFGAHGETAEGRDGYPWDVLHLRTQGFMGDNGPARLHLSELVREWNENWTSPTLRVSRNEDFFAEAEARYGDELITVEGDWGDWWVEGVGSAAVPLALSRQGQAAVTDATSISEMAAWLGGSGIPTAKRESSEVYDAISMFNEHTWGAGDSWTHGDEGFQSGELQWQWKVGQGIAAHQRALEFREHAMAYLADDISPDPASVTSYVAANATGRRRDAVVRLLVKEAHIALDAGFVVRDGRTGEILPHSVKGQGNPAHRESGRWASVIVRDLPALGFVRLDVSRADTDAVAESLSLHSTPREDLLALENAHLRVTVDEQTSSISSIIEKRTGRELVNHDSVAGFNAYLYDQYGSSGAGFNHLANKLSVSDRLELLATRTLANPSVLVERTNDAIEQRLVFEYTALGVDKVEVTLRLRHGSPRLVIENRVTKKTTLIKESGYFAFPFAADDPVVHFEVSGGVTGDGIAHIPGAPQHMRAVRNWVSIDDGGDTVVWVTKDAPLVQAGSIALPYAPFPASTSPVEPATVFSWFHNNVWDTNFPIEQAFTATFTYAVGVRAHQDESTQAVAIATAADVIHPVAVAEAKGRDEAETAEVSLIDIDDDRVQLVAVVAGDEPGVSLVRLQSFIGDEIDATLTFGIDIDSAHRSTYLGDEREPLAVDGRRVGIRLAAYETAAIALRRAVAAS from the coding sequence GTGCACCACTCCCACTTCGACTTCGGGTACACCGACCCGCAGGCCTCCGTCATCGCCCAGCAGCGCTCGTACCTCGATACGGCGATGGACCTCGCGAAGACGACGGCGGCCTGGCCCGAGGAGTCGCGCTTCCGCTGGAACGCCGAGGCGCTCTGGGCGTTCAGCGACTGGGAGAAGCACCGACCGGCGTCGAGGATAGAGGAGTTCGTCCGGCTGGTCAAGGACGGCTCGATCGGCCTGAGCGCCATGCCCTACAACCTTCACACCGACACCTGCTCGACCGACGAGTTGCACGAACTGCTCCGTGAAGCGCGCAGGATCCGAGACGAGTACGGCATCGACTTCACGACGGCCATGCAGACCGACGTTCCGGGTCAGGTCGCCGGACTTCCCGACGCCCTGAGCGAGATCGGGGTGAAATACCTCGCGGTCGCGCACAACTGGGCCGGTCGCTCGCAGCCGCACACCACCGGTGCGCTGAACCTGCCCCGCATGTTCCGATGGAAGACGCCGGCCGGGAACTCGGTCATCGTCTGGATGACGGACTCCCCGCACGGGCTCGCGTACATGGAGGGGCCGAACGTCGGCTTCACCGAGGGTTACAACGAGGTCGACGTCCTGTTCCCGGCGTACCTGGCTGCCCTCGCGACGCGCGGCTACCCCTACCCTCCCGGCATCTTCGGCGCCCACGGCGAGACCGCCGAAGGCCGCGACGGCTATCCCTGGGACGTCCTGCACCTGCGGACGCAGGGATTCATGGGCGACAACGGCCCCGCGCGACTCCACCTCTCTGAACTCGTTCGCGAGTGGAACGAGAACTGGACGTCGCCGACGCTGCGCGTCTCTCGTAACGAGGACTTCTTCGCCGAGGCGGAGGCGCGCTACGGCGACGAACTGATCACCGTCGAAGGCGACTGGGGCGACTGGTGGGTCGAGGGCGTCGGCTCGGCAGCTGTGCCTCTTGCCCTCAGCCGCCAAGGGCAGGCGGCCGTCACCGACGCGACGTCGATCTCCGAGATGGCAGCGTGGCTCGGCGGCTCCGGAATCCCCACCGCCAAACGCGAGAGCAGCGAGGTCTACGACGCGATCTCGATGTTCAACGAGCACACCTGGGGCGCCGGCGACTCTTGGACTCACGGCGACGAGGGTTTCCAGTCGGGCGAGCTGCAGTGGCAGTGGAAGGTGGGCCAGGGCATAGCCGCGCACCAACGCGCCCTCGAGTTCCGTGAGCACGCGATGGCATACCTCGCCGACGACATCTCGCCGGATCCAGCCTCCGTGACGAGCTATGTCGCTGCCAACGCAACGGGGCGGCGCCGCGACGCCGTCGTCAGGCTGCTCGTCAAAGAGGCGCACATCGCGCTCGACGCCGGCTTCGTGGTGCGGGACGGCCGAACCGGCGAGATCCTGCCCCACTCCGTGAAAGGCCAGGGCAACCCGGCCCATCGAGAATCGGGTCGCTGGGCGAGCGTGATCGTGCGGGATCTTCCCGCTCTGGGTTTCGTGCGCCTCGACGTGTCGCGCGCCGACACCGACGCCGTGGCCGAGTCGCTCTCGCTGCACTCGACACCACGGGAGGATCTCCTCGCACTCGAGAACGCGCACCTGCGCGTGACGGTCGATGAACAGACGTCGTCGATCTCCTCGATCATCGAGAAACGGACAGGGCGCGAACTGGTGAACCACGACTCGGTCGCCGGGTTCAACGCCTACCTGTACGACCAGTACGGGTCGTCCGGCGCCGGCTTCAACCACCTCGCCAACAAGCTCTCGGTGTCGGACCGCCTCGAACTGCTCGCCACGCGGACCCTCGCCAACCCCTCCGTGCTCGTCGAACGCACCAACGACGCGATCGAGCAGCGACTGGTCTTCGAGTACACCGCTCTCGGCGTCGACAAAGTGGAGGTCACGTTGCGCCTCCGCCATGGCTCCCCACGGCTCGTGATCGAGAACCGAGTGACGAAGAAGACCACCCTGATCAAGGAGAGCGGGTACTTCGCCTTCCCATTCGCGGCCGACGATCCCGTCGTGCACTTCGAGGTCTCCGGCGGAGTCACCGGCGACGGGATCGCGCACATCCCCGGGGCGCCGCAGCACATGCGGGCGGTCCGCAACTGGGTGAGCATCGACGACGGCGGCGACACGGTCGTCTGGGTCACGAAAGACGCGCCGCTCGTCCAGGCCGGAAGCATCGCGCTGCCCTACGCGCCCTTCCCGGCCAGTACCAGCCCCGTCGAGCCCGCCACCGTCTTCTCGTGGTTCCACAACAACGTGTGGGACACCAACTTCCCCATCGAGCAGGCGTTCACGGCCACGTTCACCTACGCCGTCGGCGTGCGGGCTCATCAGGACGAGTCGACGCAGGCGGTCGCGATCGCCACGGCCGCCGATGTGATCCACCCCGTCGCCGTCGCGGAAGCCAAGGGTCGTGACGAAGCCGAGACTGCGGAGGTGTCGCTGATCGACATCGACGACGACCGGGTGCAGCTCGTGGCCGTCGTCGCCGGCGACGAGCCCGGCGTCTCGCTCGTCCGCCTGCAGTCTTTCATCGGCGACGAGATCGATGCGACGCTGACCTTCGGCATCGACATCGACTCGGCGCACCGGAGCACGTACCTCGGAGACGAGAGGGAGCCCCTGGCCGTCGACGGTCGCCGCGTCGGGATCCGCCTCGCGGCATACGAGACGGCGGCCATCGCGCTCCGACGGGCGGTCGCTGCGTCATGA
- a CDS encoding LacI family DNA-binding transcriptional regulator — MKDIAKAADVSPMTVSRVLSGGKNVRPQVREHVERVIAEVGYHRNENARRLRQGERSGLIGVLITNIGNPYYAGMLQGVEQVVAATGRRVMVGLTNEDADLEKQLVLDFLGRQVEGLIVVPVGQDPVRFAPERLGGVPLVLASRSFDGSLADAVLLDDVRGAFEATRRMLEEGHRRIAYLGNRVSVATGRRRLEGFESAHRELGFEPAPDLVRLGQQDADSAERAMDDLLDLADPPTAVFAANNRNSVGVIRSMNRHRAEARRAGVELPTLRLFGFDSFEFADMSPIPLSIVDHDPSELGRIAAKLLFDRLEGESQGAPARLVELPVRLVDFS, encoded by the coding sequence GTGAAAGACATCGCCAAGGCGGCCGACGTCAGCCCGATGACCGTATCCCGGGTGCTCTCCGGTGGCAAGAATGTTCGTCCGCAGGTGCGAGAGCATGTCGAGCGCGTCATCGCCGAAGTCGGCTACCACCGGAACGAGAACGCCCGACGCCTGCGCCAGGGCGAGCGGTCGGGTCTGATCGGTGTGCTGATCACCAACATCGGCAACCCCTACTACGCGGGCATGCTGCAAGGCGTCGAGCAGGTCGTCGCGGCTACCGGCCGACGCGTCATGGTCGGCCTGACGAACGAGGACGCCGACCTCGAGAAGCAGCTGGTGCTCGACTTCCTCGGTCGACAGGTGGAGGGCCTGATCGTGGTCCCGGTGGGGCAGGATCCTGTCCGGTTCGCTCCTGAAAGACTCGGCGGCGTCCCGCTCGTGCTCGCGTCACGATCCTTCGATGGAAGTCTGGCCGACGCCGTGCTGCTCGACGACGTGCGCGGCGCCTTCGAGGCCACTCGTCGAATGCTGGAGGAAGGGCATCGACGAATCGCCTACCTCGGCAACAGGGTCTCGGTCGCCACCGGCCGGCGTCGTCTCGAGGGCTTCGAGTCGGCCCATCGCGAGCTCGGTTTCGAGCCGGCGCCCGATCTCGTCAGGCTCGGACAGCAGGACGCCGACTCGGCGGAGCGAGCGATGGACGACCTGCTGGACCTCGCGGATCCGCCGACGGCCGTGTTCGCCGCGAACAACCGGAACAGTGTCGGTGTGATCCGTTCGATGAACCGGCACCGGGCCGAGGCTCGCCGCGCGGGCGTAGAGTTGCCCACCCTCCGTCTGTTCGGCTTCGACTCGTTCGAGTTCGCCGACATGTCGCCCATCCCGCTTTCGATCGTCGACCACGATCCGTCCGAGCTGGGCAGAATCGCAGCGAAGCTCCTCTTCGATCGCCTCGAAGGCGAGTCGCAGGGCGCCCCGGCACGACTCGTCGAACTTCCCGTTCGCCTCGTCGACTTCTCCTGA
- a CDS encoding ROK family protein: MIPDHFSAAQLVMDVGGSHVTAATVDFSPGRVGILRRVDGELDSLGTRDEILGALEAAGRPLVTQDIPWSIAMPGPFDYELGTGSFKGIGKFAAIAGLDLRAALAERLDTRPSLVSFLNDADAYGIGEWAFGQEEPRPARLVCLTLGTGVGSAFIRDGVAITSGDDVPAEGAAYTIEYDGKPLEETVSTRAIRASYAGRSGDDLDVADIARRASAGDPTAAAAFTDAMTALGRAIGPWLDRFDATALVVGGAMSRSWPLLDRALRGGLAEASKARALEVRPSQLLDEAPLLGTAEWARRSNA, translated from the coding sequence ATGATCCCCGACCACTTCTCAGCCGCGCAGCTCGTCATGGACGTGGGCGGCAGCCACGTCACGGCAGCCACGGTCGATTTCTCCCCCGGGCGCGTCGGCATCCTGCGCCGCGTCGATGGTGAGCTCGATTCGCTCGGCACCCGCGACGAGATCCTGGGAGCACTGGAGGCGGCGGGGCGCCCCCTGGTGACACAGGACATCCCGTGGTCGATCGCGATGCCGGGTCCGTTCGACTACGAGCTCGGCACCGGATCGTTCAAGGGGATCGGCAAGTTCGCCGCCATCGCCGGTCTCGACCTCCGCGCAGCTCTCGCCGAACGTCTCGACACACGGCCGAGCCTGGTCTCCTTCCTCAACGATGCCGACGCCTACGGGATCGGTGAGTGGGCATTCGGGCAGGAGGAGCCGCGCCCGGCCCGGCTCGTCTGCCTCACCCTGGGAACCGGCGTCGGGTCGGCGTTCATCCGCGACGGTGTTGCCATCACCTCAGGCGACGACGTCCCCGCGGAGGGGGCGGCCTACACGATCGAGTACGACGGCAAGCCGCTCGAAGAGACCGTGTCGACCCGTGCCATTCGAGCGAGTTACGCCGGACGATCGGGTGACGACCTCGACGTGGCAGACATCGCGCGCCGTGCTTCGGCGGGTGATCCAACTGCGGCGGCGGCTTTCACCGATGCCATGACGGCCCTCGGCCGCGCCATCGGGCCCTGGCTCGATCGATTCGACGCGACCGCCCTCGTCGTGGGCGGGGCCATGTCGCGATCGTGGCCGCTTCTCGACCGAGCATTGCGTGGGGGGCTCGCCGAGGCATCGAAGGCTCGTGCGCTCGAGGTGCGGCCCAGCCAGCTGCTCGACGAAGCGCCGCTGCTCGGCACGGCCGAGTGGGCACGGCGCTCGAATGCCTAG
- a CDS encoding DUF5054 domain-containing protein, whose amino-acid sequence MIETVHVVFKTHLDLGFTGTASAVLDEYLQRWIPGALDLADQLAESEDASFVWTTGSWLVKAFLDQAGPAQVDRMERAIAAGRIAWHALPCSTHTELMDAALVEYGLSISRGLDERFGTTRIAAKMTDVPGHTIGLVPLLARAGVRYLHLGVNPVSALPDVPDLFVWRAPDGSEVVVHYQGSYGSTSEGEAFTAPGLSEGLCLAHTNDNLGPPSREEVVALFTRLREQYPRARVVASTLDAFAEAVDAIRSSLPVVEDEIGDTWIHGPAADPWLLSRFRSLLRTRSALVENGDLAIGSAEYNDFSDPLLLIAEHTWGKDQKVFLPDFVSYDRPDFERARAQDLLPASSLSFSAFEDSWREQRERIHQALSALSPANRAVAEAALSSTPFSADTGSTALPQRLGRFLAGFDDTGSLASLVDDSGDVWFDVEHVAARFSYRTFDADDYDRWVADYCRDLDANAEWALPDQTRLGLREASSTARHTEFVPVVVARRFVAEPDADVVRIEAALPEEANSTFGAPERLTLEYRFARAGRRIELSVTTHGKHASRLPEASLLSIVPAAVGFWSLDKLGTAVDPGRVVSGGNRNLHAVHGLRFEGEAGVLTVTSFDAPVVAVGRPGLLRFDRELPDPAAGVHVILHDNLWPTNFPQWFEDDLTYRFRLDFT is encoded by the coding sequence ATGATCGAAACGGTCCACGTCGTCTTCAAGACGCACCTCGACCTGGGCTTCACGGGAACGGCCTCCGCTGTGCTCGACGAGTACCTCCAGCGGTGGATCCCCGGCGCCCTGGACCTCGCCGACCAACTCGCCGAGTCGGAGGACGCCTCGTTCGTGTGGACGACGGGATCCTGGCTCGTGAAGGCTTTCCTCGACCAGGCGGGGCCCGCTCAAGTGGACCGGATGGAGAGAGCCATCGCGGCCGGCCGGATCGCCTGGCACGCGCTGCCCTGCTCGACGCACACCGAACTCATGGATGCGGCGCTGGTCGAGTACGGGCTGTCGATCTCTCGCGGTCTCGACGAGCGCTTCGGCACGACGAGGATCGCGGCGAAGATGACCGACGTTCCCGGCCATACGATCGGCCTCGTTCCGTTGCTGGCGCGAGCAGGGGTGCGATACCTGCATCTGGGCGTGAACCCCGTCTCCGCCCTTCCGGACGTCCCCGATCTCTTCGTCTGGCGAGCGCCCGACGGCTCCGAGGTCGTGGTGCACTACCAGGGCAGCTACGGCTCGACGTCCGAGGGTGAGGCGTTCACAGCGCCCGGGCTCTCCGAAGGCCTCTGCCTCGCCCACACCAACGACAACCTGGGCCCTCCGTCACGCGAGGAGGTCGTGGCCCTCTTCACTCGATTGCGAGAGCAGTATCCGCGAGCTCGGGTCGTGGCCTCGACGCTCGACGCATTCGCCGAAGCCGTCGACGCCATCCGGTCGAGCCTCCCGGTGGTCGAGGACGAGATAGGCGACACCTGGATCCACGGGCCGGCAGCCGACCCGTGGCTCCTGTCGCGATTCCGGTCGCTCTTGCGAACTCGATCCGCCCTCGTCGAGAACGGCGATCTCGCGATCGGCAGCGCCGAGTACAACGACTTCAGCGACCCTCTCCTTCTGATCGCAGAACACACCTGGGGCAAAGACCAGAAAGTGTTCCTGCCGGATTTCGTCAGCTACGACCGCCCCGATTTCGAACGGGCCAGGGCGCAGGATCTCCTCCCCGCATCGTCCCTCTCGTTCTCCGCCTTCGAAGACTCCTGGCGCGAGCAGCGCGAACGGATCCACCAAGCCCTGAGTGCGCTGTCACCGGCGAACCGGGCCGTTGCCGAGGCGGCACTTTCGTCGACGCCTTTCTCGGCGGACACGGGCTCGACCGCCCTCCCCCAGCGGCTCGGGCGCTTCCTGGCCGGCTTCGACGACACGGGCTCGCTTGCGTCGCTCGTGGACGACAGCGGCGACGTCTGGTTCGACGTCGAACACGTGGCGGCTCGCTTCTCGTACAGGACTTTCGATGCGGACGACTACGACAGGTGGGTGGCCGACTACTGTCGCGATCTGGATGCGAACGCCGAGTGGGCGCTTCCCGACCAGACACGGCTGGGGCTCCGCGAGGCATCGTCGACAGCGAGGCACACCGAGTTCGTGCCTGTCGTCGTCGCCCGACGGTTCGTCGCCGAGCCGGATGCCGATGTCGTTCGGATCGAAGCGGCTCTGCCCGAGGAGGCGAACTCGACGTTCGGGGCTCCCGAGCGGCTCACGCTGGAGTACCGGTTCGCGCGCGCCGGCCGTCGGATCGAACTTTCGGTGACGACGCACGGCAAACACGCCAGCCGCCTGCCCGAGGCCAGCCTCCTCTCGATCGTGCCTGCGGCCGTCGGGTTCTGGAGTCTCGACAAGCTCGGCACGGCGGTCGACCCCGGGAGGGTCGTCTCGGGCGGGAACCGGAATCTCCACGCGGTCCACGGGCTCCGATTCGAGGGCGAGGCGGGGGTGCTCACCGTGACGTCGTTCGACGCTCCCGTCGTCGCCGTCGGTCGACCGGGGCTGCTCCGGTTCGATCGCGAGCTGCCCGACCCCGCCGCCGGAGTCCACGTGATCCTGCACGACAATCTCTGGCCGACGAACTTCCCCCAGTGGTTCGAGGACGATCTCACCTACCGGTTTCGCCTCGATTTCACCTGA
- a CDS encoding class I mannose-6-phosphate isomerase, whose translation MSKYLPKGIVRGAYDKAPSIAVGTGHEAWSGEGAWARLAREATPGRVVAIDTYPGSDLPGLERELRRAVPDALIIDVEVSAALPIESIEALIADNLTADRVFGVLDHRVLSDFYDPSRLLDLAARVRSIDAPVILIGWGATLVPVKPDVVVLADLARWEIQKRQRAGAPNWRADNGDDDQLRKVKRGFFVEWRIADRHKRPLFDSLDYLLDANESMSGAKLITGDTFRRGLEIAATRPFRVVPFFDPGVWGGQWMKDVFELGDEENYAWCFDCVPEENSLLLDVSGTTVELPSLDLVFRHPRELLGEKTFARFGAEFPIRFDFLDTMAGGNLSLQVHPLTDYIQNAFGMTYTQDESYYLLDAGDDAVVYLGLRDGVDAQAMESALRTATTGAAPFEADDFVNAYPAKKHDHFLIPAGTVHCSGADSMVLEISATPYLFTFKMWDWGRVGLDGVPRPIHLDHAIANIQWGRDAEWTRANLVGQVVEVARGDDWVEEHTGLHEFEFIEVRRHWFDGIVEHDTAGTVNVLNLVEGAEAVVESPEGAFDPFVVHYAETFIVPAAVGRYRIRPYGDGLGQRLGTVKASVRGTER comes from the coding sequence ATGTCGAAGTACCTGCCGAAGGGGATCGTCCGAGGCGCGTACGACAAGGCCCCTTCCATCGCGGTCGGCACCGGGCATGAGGCCTGGAGTGGAGAAGGCGCCTGGGCCCGCCTGGCCCGGGAGGCGACACCGGGGCGGGTCGTGGCGATCGACACCTACCCGGGCTCAGACCTTCCCGGCCTCGAGCGCGAACTGCGACGAGCCGTGCCCGACGCTCTCATCATCGACGTCGAAGTCTCAGCCGCACTCCCGATCGAATCGATCGAGGCGCTCATTGCCGACAACCTCACCGCCGACCGCGTCTTCGGGGTGCTCGATCACCGCGTTCTGAGCGACTTCTACGATCCCAGTCGGCTGCTCGACCTCGCCGCACGAGTGCGCTCGATCGACGCGCCCGTGATCCTGATCGGCTGGGGCGCGACGCTCGTCCCCGTGAAACCCGACGTGGTCGTCCTGGCCGACCTGGCGCGCTGGGAGATCCAGAAGCGGCAGCGTGCGGGAGCCCCGAACTGGCGCGCCGACAACGGCGACGACGACCAGCTGCGGAAGGTCAAGCGCGGCTTCTTCGTCGAGTGGCGCATCGCCGACCGGCACAAGCGACCCCTCTTCGACTCGCTCGACTATCTTCTCGACGCCAACGAGTCCATGTCCGGGGCGAAGCTGATCACCGGTGACACCTTCCGGCGCGGTCTCGAGATCGCAGCGACCAGGCCGTTCCGCGTGGTCCCGTTCTTCGACCCCGGCGTCTGGGGCGGCCAGTGGATGAAAGACGTCTTCGAGCTCGGTGACGAGGAGAACTACGCCTGGTGCTTCGACTGCGTCCCGGAAGAGAACAGTCTGCTGCTCGACGTCTCGGGCACGACCGTCGAACTACCGTCTCTCGACCTCGTCTTCCGGCACCCGCGCGAGCTCCTCGGCGAGAAGACGTTCGCCCGATTCGGCGCCGAGTTCCCGATCCGGTTCGACTTCCTCGACACGATGGCAGGCGGCAACCTGTCGCTGCAGGTGCACCCGCTGACCGATTACATCCAGAACGCGTTCGGAATGACCTACACGCAGGACGAAAGCTACTACCTCCTCGACGCCGGCGACGACGCCGTCGTCTACCTCGGCCTGCGCGACGGTGTCGACGCGCAGGCGATGGAGAGCGCGCTCCGCACCGCGACGACCGGGGCGGCGCCGTTCGAAGCCGACGACTTCGTGAATGCGTACCCTGCGAAAAAGCACGACCACTTCCTCATCCCGGCCGGCACCGTCCATTGTTCGGGCGCCGATTCGATGGTGCTCGAGATCTCCGCGACGCCGTACCTCTTCACGTTCAAGATGTGGGACTGGGGTCGGGTGGGCCTCGACGGGGTTCCTCGTCCGATCCACCTCGACCATGCCATCGCCAACATCCAGTGGGGGCGCGACGCCGAATGGACGCGTGCGAACCTCGTGGGCCAGGTCGTCGAGGTCGCTCGCGGTGACGACTGGGTCGAGGAGCACACCGGTCTTCACGAGTTCGAATTCATCGAAGTGCGCAGGCACTGGTTCGACGGAATTGTCGAGCACGACACGGCAGGCACCGTCAACGTGCTGAACCTCGTCGAAGGGGCGGAGGCCGTCGTCGAGAGCCCCGAGGGTGCCTTTGATCCCTTCGTGGTGCACTACGCCGAGACGTTCATCGTGCCGGCCGCGGTGGGGCGCTACCGGATCCGTCCGTACGGTGACGGGCTCGGGCAGAGGCTCGGCACGGTCAAAGCCTCCGTGCGAGGGACCGAGCGCTAG
- a CDS encoding ABC transporter substrate-binding protein: MKFRRLLPVVAMTVAAAAVLVSCSSSTTSSATTGTLNFVNDKSWDFKSFSKVSQKDIKVSLNSSTYADQPAFQAFVKQSFRTNKSPGLFTWHTGDQLDQLVKQNLVADTSSIWKKAIASGEINKSVEDLYTIGGKQYCTPISVDDWVMYYDKKTFAKYGLSAPTTWTEMMSDAAVLKKNGIAPFWSSGGDPWAFVWFQILVAGTDLQLYKDLSTGKASYTDPRVVKIMNVWLDMEKKGYFSDPGSKTAPETQMKDGKLAMIPFGTWYASTIDQVGLKPGTDWGVFTIPAVNPSQGKTPVAIETAPACVAQNSSQKALGLKYSAWWMTSAAQTAWSKQQDNLPYNPKATAATQTFADAGKELATPGKYETYLRYYEATPQVILTEALDEFTGFMTNPGDPMKYLEGIQKVASTYWKSQK, encoded by the coding sequence GTGAAATTTCGCAGACTGTTGCCTGTTGTCGCCATGACCGTCGCGGCCGCGGCTGTCCTGGTCAGCTGCTCGTCCTCGACCACGTCGAGTGCAACGACCGGAACCTTGAATTTCGTCAACGACAAGTCGTGGGACTTCAAGTCGTTCTCGAAGGTGTCGCAGAAAGACATCAAGGTCAGCCTCAATTCGTCGACGTATGCCGATCAGCCGGCATTCCAGGCCTTCGTCAAGCAGTCGTTCCGCACCAACAAGAGCCCCGGCCTCTTCACCTGGCACACCGGGGATCAGCTCGACCAGCTCGTGAAGCAGAACCTCGTCGCCGACACGTCGAGCATCTGGAAGAAAGCGATCGCCAGCGGCGAGATCAACAAGAGCGTCGAAGACCTGTACACGATCGGCGGCAAGCAGTACTGCACCCCGATCAGCGTCGACGACTGGGTCATGTACTACGACAAGAAGACCTTCGCGAAATACGGGCTCAGCGCGCCGACGACCTGGACCGAGATGATGTCGGACGCAGCCGTGCTGAAGAAGAACGGCATCGCCCCGTTCTGGAGTTCGGGCGGCGACCCGTGGGCTTTCGTCTGGTTCCAGATCCTGGTCGCGGGGACCGATCTGCAGCTGTACAAGGATCTGTCGACCGGCAAGGCGTCTTACACCGACCCGCGGGTCGTGAAGATCATGAACGTCTGGCTCGACATGGAGAAGAAGGGGTACTTCTCCGACCCGGGCTCGAAGACGGCACCTGAGACGCAGATGAAGGACGGCAAGCTCGCGATGATCCCGTTCGGCACCTGGTACGCCTCGACGATCGATCAGGTCGGCCTCAAGCCCGGCACCGACTGGGGTGTGTTCACCATCCCCGCGGTCAACCCGAGCCAGGGCAAGACCCCGGTCGCCATCGAGACAGCACCCGCCTGTGTCGCCCAGAACTCGTCGCAGAAGGCGCTCGGCCTCAAGTACTCGGCGTGGTGGATGACCTCGGCCGCGCAGACGGCGTGGTCGAAGCAGCAGGACAACCTGCCCTACAACCCCAAGGCCACCGCCGCCACGCAGACCTTCGCCGATGCCGGCAAGGAGCTCGCGACGCCCGGCAAATACGAGACCTACCTCCGCTACTACGAGGCGACGCCGCAGGTGATCCTGACCGAGGCACTCGACGAGTTCACCGGCTTCATGACGAACCCGGGCGATCCCATGAAGTACCTCGAGGGTATTCAGAAGGTGGCCTCGACGTACTGGAAGAGCCAGAAGTAG
- a CDS encoding Gfo/Idh/MocA family protein encodes MPDSSDTVVRIGLIGASSIAPSAIIEPARRRDDIEVVAVGARRPGAAASFARRWGIPRAESSYEAVIDDPAIDVVYVSLAAGDHARWSIAALEAGKDVLCEKPASPTLAEARAMTAAAERAGRLLVEAFHYRWHPLFAHLRELVARNDFGPIERMSSSVIGSRPFLADSVLHDPALGGGALRHSGSYAVHWMRLLARREPRVAEFEQVRGPLGADASSTLGLEFPGGARGRVVSSFERDRTGGDPPELVVESAMSRIEIQGLIVPHHGHSVRLHLAGQPLRQYTLAGRASYDYQLDEFVAARGDSTTARIDRQDLEAQAAVLDAAYGRDQDESR; translated from the coding sequence GTGCCGGATTCGTCAGACACCGTCGTCAGGATCGGGCTGATCGGCGCCTCGTCGATCGCGCCATCGGCGATCATCGAGCCCGCCCGGCGACGCGACGACATCGAAGTCGTCGCTGTGGGGGCGCGGAGGCCGGGAGCCGCCGCATCCTTCGCCCGTCGCTGGGGGATTCCGCGTGCGGAATCGTCCTACGAGGCCGTGATCGATGACCCTGCGATCGACGTCGTCTACGTCTCGCTGGCCGCTGGCGATCACGCGAGATGGAGCATCGCTGCGCTCGAAGCCGGCAAAGACGTGCTCTGCGAGAAGCCTGCGTCGCCGACCCTCGCCGAGGCGCGGGCAATGACCGCGGCAGCCGAGCGGGCGGGGCGCCTTCTCGTCGAGGCATTCCACTACCGCTGGCACCCGCTCTTCGCCCACCTTCGTGAGCTCGTCGCTCGGAACGACTTCGGGCCGATCGAGAGGATGTCGAGCAGTGTCATCGGCAGTCGCCCCTTCCTGGCTGATTCGGTCCTCCACGATCCTGCTCTCGGCGGAGGCGCGCTTCGGCACTCGGGAAGCTATGCAGTCCACTGGATGCGACTGCTCGCTCGGCGAGAGCCTCGCGTCGCCGAATTCGAACAGGTGCGGGGCCCCCTCGGAGCCGACGCATCGTCGACCCTCGGTCTCGAGTTTCCGGGCGGCGCCCGAGGCCGCGTCGTGAGCTCTTTCGAGCGCGACCGCACCGGCGGCGATCCGCCCGAGCTCGTCGTGGAGTCGGCCATGAGCAGGATCGAGATCCAGGGCTTGATCGTGCCGCATCACGGGCATTCCGTCCGGCTGCACCTCGCGGGTCAGCCGTTGCGGCAGTACACCCTCGCCGGTCGCGCCAGCTACGACTACCAGCTCGACGAGTTCGTCGCGGCCCGCGGCGACTCGACCACGGCTCGGATCGATCGGCAGGATCTGGAGGCGCAAGCCGCCGTCCTCGACGCAGCCTATGGGCGGGATCAGGACGAGTCGCGCTGA